One window from the genome of Pyrus communis chromosome 16, drPyrComm1.1, whole genome shotgun sequence encodes:
- the LOC137721500 gene encoding soyasaponin III rhamnosyltransferase-like, protein MEKDDHLSVVMLPWSAFGHMMPFFQLSIALAKAKVHVSFISTPKNIQRLPKILPDLQPFVQLVPIPFPPLDPDLLPEGAEATVDLPFENTDNLKIAYDLLQTPIKQFIGDRLPDWIITDFAAHWVVEIGKEYGVPLVYFSVFSAATIVVISSAENPSSGNTDDTLPSPESLTSPPDLVTSQSTVAFRENEAVDFHAGLYGVNDSGISDAERHAKILSACQVFAIRSCYEFEEEYLEAYMNNSGKLVIPTGLLPPEIPAKGVKREISTDDGTFAWLDKQKTRSVVFVGFGSECKLSKEQVFEIAHGLELSELPFLWALRKPNWANSEADALPLGFVDRVSEKGLVCLGWVPQMEILAHPSVGGSLFHSGWGSIIETLQFGHVLVVLPCILDQPLNARLLEEKGMAVEVKRRGDGSFSKDDIAKTLRHAMVEEEGEQLRSNARSAATVFGDHKLHQEHYIGQFVNFLKNDTTKRSSCF, encoded by the coding sequence ATGGAAAAAGATGATCATCTTAGCGTTGTGATGCTGCCATGGTCTGCCTTTGGCCACATGATGCCTTTTTTCCAACTTTCAATAGCTTTAGCAAAAGCGAAAGTTCATGTCTCCTTCATATCCACACCAAAAAACATCCAAAGACTCCCCAAAATCTTACCAGATTTACAACCCTTTGTGCAATTAGTCCCCATTCCATTTCCACCGTTGGATCCCGACTTGTTGCCGGAAGGAGCTGAGGCCACAGTGGACCTCCCCTTTGAAAATACCGACAACTTGAAGATTGCATACGACCTCCTGCAAACACCCATCAAGCAGTTCATTGGGGATCGATTGCCTGATTGGATCATAACCGACTTTGCTGCTCATTGGGTCGTAGAGATTGGCAAAGAGTACGGCGTTCCACTTGTCTATTTTTCTGTATTCTCTGCTGCTACAATTGTCGTTATAAGTTCAGCTGAAAATCCCTCTAGTGGTAATACAGATGATACTCTGCCATCGCCGGAAAGCCTTACTTCGCCGCCGGATCTGGTTACTTCTCAGTCAACGGTCGCATTCCGAGAGAACGAGGCGGTCGATTTTCACGCGGGCCTTTACGGAGTGAATGATTCCGGGATAAGTGATGCCGAAAGGCACGCCAAGATTCTATCAGCTTGTCAAGTTTTCGCCATTCGGAGTTGCTATGAGTTTGAAGAAGAGTACTTGGAGGCATACATGAACAACTCTGGGAAGCTTGTGATTCCCACTGGTTTGCTTCCTCCTGAGATACCTGCAAAAGGGGTAAAAAGGGAAATTTCCACTGATGATGGGACCTTTGCATGGCTCGATAAGCAAAAAACCAGGTCAGTtgtgtttgtagggtttggGAGTGAGTGTAAGTTGAGTAAAGAGCAAGTCTTTGAGATAGCTCATGGGCTGGAGCTATCAGAACTCCCCTTTCTTTGGGCACTCAGAAAACCCAATTGGGCAAATAGTGAAGCCGATGCTCTGCCTCTAGGGTTTGTTGACCGTGTATCAGAGAAGGGGCTTGTTTGCCTCGGATGGGTGCCCCAAATGGAAATCTTGGCACACCCATCGGTTGGGGGTTCTCTCTTTCACTCTGGATGGGGATCAATAATTGAGACTCTGCAATTTGGGCATGTTCTTGTTGTGCTACCATGCATTCTTGATCAGCCTCTGAATGCAAGGCTTTTGGAGGAGAAGGGTATGGCTGTCGAAGTGAAACGACGCGGAGATGGGTCGTTTAGTAAAGATGACATAGCCAAAACACTCCGGCACGCGATGGTGGAGGAGGAAGGAGAGCAGTTGAGATCCAATGCTAGGAGCGCTGCAACTGTTTTTGGAGATCACAAGCTGCACCAAGAGCACTACATTGGCCAGTTTGTCAACTTTCTTAAAAACGACACTACAAAAAGGTCCTCCTGTTTTTAG